From a single Oreochromis niloticus isolate F11D_XX linkage group LG4, O_niloticus_UMD_NMBU, whole genome shotgun sequence genomic region:
- the bri3 gene encoding membrane protein BRI3, whose protein sequence is MVDSKPLLQDRPPAYNAVPGAYDYGPQQQQQQQHNYGAIPAAAPPPYVYPAGQGYPAAQMPPAVSQQPYPGTYAIIQPSVVVVGGCPACRVGVLEDDFTCLGILCAIFFFPLGILFCFALRQRRCPNCGATFG, encoded by the exons ATGGTGGACAGCAAACCTCTTCTACAGGACAGACCGCCCGCCTACAACGCCGTCCCGGGTGCTTACGACTACGgcccgcagcagcagcagcagcagcagcacaactaTGGGGCCATCCCCGCTGCGGCCCCGCCGCCCTACGTGTACCCCGCTGGTCAAG GTTACCCAGCAGCCCAGATGCCCCCTGCTGTATCCCAGCAGCCTTACCCTGGGACTTACGCCATCATCCAACCCTCTGTAGTGGTGGTGGGAGGCTGCCCTGCTTGCAG agtTGGTGTCCTCGAGGATGACTTCACTTGCCTGGGGATCCTGTGtgccatcttcttcttccccttgGGTATCCTCTTCTGCTTTGCACTGCGTCAGAGAAGGTGTCCCAATTGTGGCGCCACCTTTGGCTAG